In Lineus longissimus chromosome 9, tnLinLong1.2, whole genome shotgun sequence, one genomic interval encodes:
- the LOC135493651 gene encoding insulin-like growth factor-binding protein complex acid labile subunit: MAAFGPAPFSGILWLPLLLAFTLHHHHHPTSAKTSTKGDSAEYAGLRDGWCAVRKGGGGLLLDCLNAPFNEVLQKVRAVGKEIVSVSARHCWPRTAVSLDGSVFINSTNLREVSLTDCALENIADGTFSRLRHLRKIILHSNIIAAFTAETFSGLGNLTKLDLDYNQILTLSTKPFANMINLEMLSMDHNKITRISNDTFYGLSKLKTLSLRYNLIDSINRSTFSVLRSLTGLLLGQNKLEKITNGTFQDIANITQLSLSGNPIQHLDESAFSDLPMITHLDLSDITALFVNDPQLFLFKGLTKLKALDLSGVLLTFFRSSEPSILFQDQTNSLKELYLQGTELTNGLLQMLKNLTRLEVLFISDNLVGYIKRTSLPKLAWNGTLYLSRNIISYIDDTAFEGMQKESVKLDMNPLDCSCKLAAFSRWLRSSKGAVVADRHHVLCGSPIGLYGTKVIEYDPYWWQCSEYMPLVALVFIVGFLLIVALIVLIVYCNRINLKHWLLERRVVSMPTESNLEPPTESAPLLNPAMCRNSVRQGKTGAYIIHDIYERSMLDWVNKYLEDQLFNHPMKITLQFPAGPEVIPLWKQIKDFSFQVNSFLVLVTDQFLVNHWPEIAEKSSVENIMKCVFVLHGKKASELPKEMKRLQCPCFQWPETGTRFTTLERERDQFWKQVRLAVKATS, encoded by the exons ATGGCG GCGTTTGGACCAGCCCCCTTCTCGGGTATTCTGTGGCTTCCTCTCCTACTGGCCTTCACtcttcatcaccatcatcatccaacatCGGCAAAGACCTCGACCAAGGGGGATTCGGCTGAGTATGCCGGTCTTCGAGATGGATGGTGTGCTGTCCGCAAAGGTGGTGGCGGGTTGCTGCTCGACTGTCTCAACGCACCATTCAATGAAGTCCTTCAAAAAGTCCGTGCGGTTGGTAAAGAAATAGTGTCTGTAAGCGCCAGACACTGTTGGCCGAGAACGGCCGTTAGCCTTGATGGATCCGTTTTTATAAACAGTACAAACCTGAGGGAAGTTTCCCTTACGGACTGCGCTTTGGAGAATATTGCAGATGGTACATTTTCGAGACTACGACACTTAAGGAAGATTATCTTACATTCGAATATAATTGCTGCGTTCACAGCAGAAACATTTTCAGGTCTTGGTAATCTTACAAAACTAGACCTAGACTACAATCAGATCTTGACTCTCTCAACGAAACCATTTGCGAATATGATAAACCTTGAAATGCTGAGCATGGACCATAACAAGATAACAAGGATAAGTAATGACACATTTTATGGCCTCTCCAAACTTAAGACTCTAAGTCTTCGATACAATTTGATTGATTCTATCAATCGAAGTACATTTAGTGTGCTTCGTAGTCTCACGGGACTTCTGTTAGGCCAAAATAAACTTGAAAAAATCACGAATGGAACATTCCAGGACATCGCCAACATCACACAGTTAAGTCTATCTGGGAACCCTATACAACATTTAGACGAGTCTGCATTTAGCGACTTACCAATGATTACACACCTGGATCTGTCTGACATAACTGCATTATTTGTGAACGATCCTCAACTGTTCCTTTTCAAGGGGTTAACAAAACTGAAAGCTCTTGACCTGAGCGGGGTATTGCTGACTTTCTTTCGGAGCAGTGAACCTAGTATTTTGTTTCAGGATCAAACTAACTCACTGAAGGAGTTATACCTTCAGGGCACCGAGCTTACCAATGGCCTCTTACAAATGTTAAAGAACCTAACACGCTTGGAAGTGCTGTTCATATCTGATAACCTAGTCGGGTATATCAAGCGTACATCATTACCAAAGCTGGCTTGGAATGGCACTCTCTACCTTAGTAGGAACATCATTTCTTATATTGACGACACGGCATTTGAAGGGATGCAGAAGGAGTCCGTGAAATTGGACATGAACCCCCTTGACTGCAGCTGTAAACTTGCCGCTTTTTCCCGCTGGCTGCGAAGTTCTAAAGGAGCTGTTGTGGCTGACCGTCATCACGTCCTCTGTGGAAGTCCAATTGGCTTATACGGAACTAAGGTGATTGAATACGACCCGTATTGGTGGCAGTGTAGTGAGTATATGCCTCTGGTTGCTTTGGTGTTCATCGTTGGATTCCTCCTGATAGTTGCTCTGATAGTTCTTATCGTTTATTGTAATCGGATCAACCTGAAGCATTGGCTGCTCGAAAGGCGAGTTGTGTCCATGCCGACTGAATCAAACCTGGAACCACCGACTGAAAGCGCTCCTCTCCTAAACCCAGCCATGTGCAGGAATTCGGTGAGACAGGGTAAAACTGGTGCATACATAATCCACGACATATACGAGAGGTCCATGCTGGACTGGGTGAACAAGTACCTAGAAGACCAGTTATTCAACCATCCTATGAAAATCACTCTCCAGTTCCCGGCAGGTCCTGAGGTAATTCCGCTGTGGAAACAGATCAAAGACTTCAGCTTCCAGGTCAACTCATTCCTCGTCCTCGTCACCGACCAATTCCTGGTGAACCATTGGCCGGAGATTGCTGAGAAGAGCAGTGTGGAGAATATCATGAAGTGTGTGTTCGTGCTACACGGGAAGAAGGCAAGTGAGCTGCCAAAGGAGATGAAGCGGTTGCAGTGTCCGTGCTTCCAGTGGCCGGAAACTGGCACACGATTCACGACACTGGAACGAGAACGGGATCAGTTCTGGAAACAAGTACGTCTCGCAGTGAAGGCGACCAGCTAG
- the LOC135493426 gene encoding multidrug and toxin extrusion protein 1-like yields the protein MEEQNYANKIKETYGEKDKFRKSESYGAITIDYDSLAIEGDGRKTCGCFPSWFKMELKQVFDLAWSMVIVTLFSNLMAPISIAFVGNWLGPTELGGVAIANTLINVTGTCIGIGLSTACDTVFSQAYGSPNKKKVGVYLQRGIYVISLYLFPCWAIHLNAETILVAVGQEREIAKIAAEYILYFMPGLLFLFLNQVLVKYLRNQNVLYPTILTGASGTLVNALMHYLLISQAGLGITGSAIAQVLGFFFMFATTLFYTIAFKKYKETWGGWSVDGFQEWGALNKLAASGMLMLSLQWWGFEVGTLLSGVLGEVQLAAQSVLFQIETIVYMLPVGIGIACNIRVGHLLGANNPRQAKRAAIIGYFCFWTTGVVVAILLLVLKDYIPRIFSNDETILETASSYMPILALYSLVDGTSGTSSGILRGAGRQIVAAAIIFLGMYCVGLPVGLPLMFMTDLQTAGFWWGIVAGKCVENVIYITTVLRTDWEEEANQAQIRAGMTDFLYDDDKLVESSTSFESSISSEVETDLDNDETVGLMVKKRRKRSAISFSSRTGPALRQKKYCGQYSCSQIDIAQLDEEYTEKLTSEELLCRRGLTLLAMLMILGLGLFCRFVFVVSTPMDSSLHQLCVLWNITWNSTVFPVNNNSVILGNTTYPICNETLTLL from the exons ATGGAGGAACAGAACTATGCCAACAAGATAAAGGAAACCTATGGTGAAAAGGACAAGTTTAGGAAGAGTGAATCTTATGGCGCGATTACTATAGATTATG ATTCCCTTGCAATCGAAGGTGATGGACGGAAGACATGTGGCTGTTTCCCCTCTTGGTTCAAGATGGAACTCAAGCAGGTGTTTGACCTCGCTTGGTCCATG GTCATCGTCACACTGTTCTCAAATCTGATGGCGCCAATTTCAATAGCATTTGTAGGGAACTGGCTCGGCCCGACCGAGCTTGGAGGGGTGGCAATAGCAAATACT CTTATCAACGTCACCGGGACCTGCATAGGGATTGGCCTCTCTACAGCTTGCGACACAGTATTCTCACAAGCGTACGGAAGTCCCAACAAGAAAAAAGTAGGAGTTTATTTACAAAGAG GTATCTATGTCATATCACTCTACCTGTTTCCATGTTGGGCCATCCACCTCAATGCTGAGACTATACTGGTGGCAGTAGGTCAGGAGAGAGAAATTGCCAA AATAGCAGCAGAATACATCCTTTATTTCATGCCTGGCTTACTA tttctcTTCCTGAACCAAGTTTTGGTGAAGTACTTAAGAAACCAG AACGTTCTTTACCCAACCATTTTAACTGGAGCCTCTGGAACACTGGTGAATGCCTTAATGCACTACCTTTTGATCAGCCAGGCAGGACTTGGCATAAC GGGCTCGGCCATCGCTCAAGTCCTCGGCTTCTTCTTCATGTTCGCCACTACTCTCTTCTACACGATAGCCTTTAAGAAATACAAAGAAACCTGGGGTG GTTGGTCAGTAGACGGCTTCCAAGAGTGGGGTGCACTGAACAAGCTGGCAGCTTCAGGAATGCTCATGTTATCACTGCAGTGGTGGGGCTTCGAGGTCGGAACCCTGCTCTCTGGAGTACTAGGAGAGGTCCAGTTGGCTGCACAGTCCGTGCTTTTTCAGATAGAGACCATTGTATACATG CTTCCAGTTGGTATAGGTATCGCCTGCAACATCCGAGTTGGACACCTTCTTGGAGCAAACAATCCGAGACAAGCGAAACGAGCGGCAATCATTGGATATTTCTGTTTTT GGACGACTGGCGTGGTTGTTGCCATTCTCCTTCTGGTCCTGAAAGATTACATCCCAAGAATATTCAGCAACGATGA GACTATTCTTGAGACAGCATCAAGTTATATGCCAATTCTTGCTTTATACAGTCTTGTCGATGGCACTTCG GGAACGTCATCTGGTATCCTGAGAGGAGCTGGCCGCCAGATCGTAGCCGCAGCTATCATCTTCCTCGGGATGTACTGTGTAGGCCTTCCAGTAGGTCTACCACTCATGTTCATGACAGATTTGCAGACTGCAG GATTCTGGTGGGGTATTGTCGCTGgaaaatgtgttgaaaatgtcatCTACATCACGACTGTTCTAAGGACGGACTGGGAGGAGGAGGCGAATCAG GCTCAGATTCGTGCAGGAATGACTGACTTCCTCTACGATGATGACAAACTTGTCGAGTCCTCCACTTCCTTCGAATCATCTATTTCATCCGAGGTGGAGACAGATCTCGACAATGACGAGACCGTGG GTCTGATGGTGAAAAAGCGGAGAAAACGGAGCGCTATCTCGTTTTCGTCTCGGACGGGCCCGGCCCTGCGACAGAAGAAATACTGCGGTCAATATAGCTGCAGCCAGATAGATATCGCACAGTTAGATGAAGAATACACAGAAAAGCTCACATCAGAGGAACTGCTTTGCAGGCGTGGTTTGACTCTCTTGGCCATGCTTATGATACTAGGACTTGGCCTATTTTGTCGGTTTGTGTTTGTGGTGTCTACCCCGATGGACAGTTCGCTCCATCAGCTATGTGTGCTTTGGAATATAACCTGGAATTCTACAGTGTTTCCTGTAAATAATAATAGCGTCATATTAGGAAACACCACCTATCCTATTTGCAATGAGACTCTGACACTTCTTTGA
- the LOC135493402 gene encoding A disintegrin and metalloproteinase with thrombospondin motifs 19-like has translation MTPRILTVLTVGLVCLHYGQPKTFQKRETSVKVQFVKSSTADWPASNAESFKKETPILTDHNPGDSANKRLTLTAFGKDWTISLQKNTMLYGKDMAFEIREPYKGGVMDTLARPADCFYIGTVEAGENEAGSAAVSTCNGKVTGTLITNLNDYMINPVIRKGRKRATDEDPIEMLIRHINSTIAEGRSRSKRSAIAEEILHQPLLRPDGRAIFFETGVVIDRSYTDELHSVLYIEYDELPRYVTDLFNAVQLWYLHPTLGYQVWLTLQKVIIIQYDIPVQGKTDLAKACGWQGKTFSDSANWDGTFLLTGDKSILGGIGGLAYPGTACGNINYHCAGILVNNHQSLMARSIAHEGAHVLGPMDDYVKPYSDVCYTGMMREGLYEDRDWSTCSVQMLEQFLQTKAKLTNCLLRESTPSLPSLSRPKFLNNVAWRSSAEQSSTYHSEVAWGAWKAVDGSITGVPHLDPNPVFGSCTRTQPEKDPWLMITLPKEHRGTTITTIHVYNREDCCADRLHDFEIRVGDNEKFQKNPLCHFHKGGVPGGRYGMVIIRCDNPLSGKYVSIQIKGGDREILTVCELMVYQDVQLPFYKNPNYSCADAIYGCAGAKRFNGCGGDHKKTNCAFTCGFCKREVSHPTIPTGTIHPPYSTDEPTCRDESRSCPHLVANGDCLAGDNMRRCPLSCNGCKLPTTTPATTTTTTSTTTTTTTTTEPPCLDQRPDCPGWASMGHCALNPVLLHVQCRKSCGLCKPETGCADQEYNCPAWAKAGNCESSPHIVQNCKKSCGAC, from the exons ATGACACCACGGATTCTGACTGTTCTTACAGTTGGCCTTGTTTGTCTGCATTATGGACAGCCCAAGACTTTCCAAAAG AGGGAGACTTCTGTGAAagttcaatttgtcaaatcCTCAACCGCAGATT GGCCTGCAAGTAATGCAG AATCTTTCAAGAAAGAAACACCCATATTGACCGATCACAATCCCGGCGACAGCGCCAACAAGCGGCTCACCTTGACCGCGTTTGGCAAGGATTGGACCATATCTCTACAGAAGAATACCATGTTATATGGGAAGGATATGGCATTTGAGATCAGGGAACCATACAAAGGTGGCGTCATGGATACCCTTGCTCGCCCGGCGGATTGCTTCTATATCGGCACAGTGGAGGCTGGCGAGAATGAAGCAGGCTCAGCAGCAGTGTCCACTTGTAATGGAAAG GTGACAGGGACGCTTATCACAAACCTGAATGATTACATGATAAACCCAGTGATACGCAAGGGAAGAAAGAGGGCGACAGACGAAGACCCAATCGAGATGCTGATACGACACATTAACTCAACGATAGCCG AAGGTCGTAGCCGTTCAAAGCGATCAGCCATAGCCGAGGAGATCCTACACCAGCCGCTGCTGAGGCCTGACGGAAGGGCCATCTTCTTCGAAACTGGAGTCGTTATCGACAGG AGTTATACTGATGAACTACACAGCGTTCTTTACATCGAGTATGACGAACTACCACGATACGTCACAGATCTATTCAATGCG GTGCAGTTGTGGTACCTGCACCCAACCCTCGGGTACCAGGTGTGGTTGACTCTACAGAAGGTGATCATTATACAGTACGACATTCCCGTGCAGGGAAAGACCGAT TTAGCCAAGGCATGCGGATGGCAGGGGAAGACTTTCAGCGACTCTGCTAACTGGGATGGTACATTCCTACTTACTGG TGACAAATCCATTCTTGGGGGAATCGGTGGACTGG CGTATCCTGGGACTGCGTGCGGCAATATCAATTATCATTGCGCTGGCATTTTGGTTAACAACCATCAGAGCTTGATGGCCCGTTCCATCGCACATGAGGGAGCACACGT ACTTGGTCCTATGGATGACTACGTAAAACCCTACTCGGACGTCTGTTACACTGGCATGATGAGAGAGGGGCTCTATGAAGACAGGGATTGGTCCACTTGCAGTGTTCAGATGCTGGAACAGTTTCTCCA GACAAAGGCCAAGTTAACGAATTGCCTCCTGCGTGAGTCCACCCCCAGTCTTCCCTCTCTCAGTCGGCCTAAGTTCCTAAATAATGTGGCGTGGAGGTCGAGCGCTGAGCAGAGCAGTACCTACCACAGTGAGGTAGCTTGGGGAGCTTGGAAGGCGGTGGATGGGAGTATCACAGGAGTACCACATCTGGATCCCAACC CTGTTTTTGGTAGCTGCACCCGGACGCAACCCGAGAAAGATCCCTGGCTGATGATAACCTTACCAAAGGAACACCGCGGCACCACCATCACAACCATCCATGTCTACAACAGGGAGGACTGCTGCGCTGATAGGCTGCACGATTTTGAAATCAGGGTCGGAGATAATGAGAAATTCCAGAAGAATCCACtgtgtcattttcataaaggaG GTGTACCGGGCGGTCGGTATGGAATGGTTATCATCCGATGTGACAATCCGCTCTCTGGGAAATACGTCAGTATTCAAATCAAGGGCGGGGACAGGGAGATACTGACGGTGTGCGAGCTCATGGTCTATCAAG ATGTCCAACTCCCCTTCTACAAGAATCCGAATTATAGCTGTGCCGATGCAATTTACGGCTGCGCAGGAGCAAAGCGATTTAACGGATGTGGAGGAGACCACAAGAAGACAAATTGTGCCTTCACCTGCGGGTTTTGCAAGCGTGAAGTGTCACATCCTACTATCCCGACGGGCACAATCCATCCTCCATACAGTACTGACGAGCCAACTTGCCGTGATGAGAGCAGGAGTTGTCCTCATCTTGTAGCGAATGGGGATTGCCTGGCGGGGGACAACATGAGAAG ATGCCCGCTCTCGTGTAATGGCTGCAAGCTACCAACGACTACTCCTGCGACCACCACAACGACGACATCAACCACAACCACGACCACAACAACCACCGAGCCACCTTGCCTCGACCAACGGCCTGATTGCCCTGGATGGGCATCCATGGGTCACTGCGCTCTAAACCCTGTCCTGCTACATGTCCAGTGCAGAAAGTCTTGCGGGTTGTGCAAACCCGAGACAGGTTGTGCTGACCAGGAGTACAACTGCCCTGCTTGGGCGAAAGCAGGAAATTGCGAATCGAGTCCGCACATTGTTCAAAACTGTAAGAAATCTTGTGGAGCCTGCTAA
- the LOC135493194 gene encoding progesterone-induced-blocking factor 1-like translates to MADSTIKDSKNLSKTFTELESDDFSLETPSEPTDFSISPDVSEVHEKKKSGRITRQLLERKQLAHDVQLLKIEQSQKTLLIDNLKVEHMQKMEEMEEKLTDALHQKQLLQARLEAQINIQKDESRRRQDSIRQEMETILDKQRKLEVANQKLSEKAGHVRQSLAGDLLMDEDQYFEIRDQDDADLSLKTFVSKKLYEAVNPLKVENEALRSKYRQINDDVRQFGEEVDQLQEQLSTERREHGELQVKYQKLVLELADTKGLVKHGEYRIENYDRTKSERDDLDQELLELKQRFAYLDASNTSTTRERDDLLKDLATTKQSLALMTQDKDYLSKQVDELHNRLSYSDERLHNVTNELDFTKKAREEMYEKYINSREQYKSEYECKLQEELEKIRVRTNGEIDRLKTGTREMYERENRNLREARDLALSEKDRAIVTERDAVNKHDQLLADFRQLQISGDNRSAELQNDLKIKSFELERTQLVYEETVRNLKEVQLDHEKVQLKFDVLTKEFYHLQNSTQRKITELETTLTEKAQKLETYEKLEQELDDVVMQAAEIENEDDAERVLFSYGYGANVPSTAKRRLKQSVQLARRVLQLERANTSLRNEIEREKTKTRQLGDELKNTNNILDQAQQPYNYLIESIRVRDTQVQQQKKHIDTLEEDVRHLDKDKAESMRVRNQMAADLERLLNQREEMTLMKQIVLNMSDRREQPSRGPRTPRTKPAHSTFDRPEENVQKPGAHIFINNEQPNWYKKLQQKTETPKYAKVYGVSS, encoded by the exons ATGGCTGACTCAACAATTAAAGACTCTAAGAACCTTTCGAAAACATTCACAGAATTGGAATCGGACGATTTCAGCCTTGAAACGCCGTCTGAACCGACAGATTTTTCAATATCGCCAGATGTCAGTGAAGtccatgaaaaaaagaaatctgGTCGAATCACCCGTCAACTACTTGAAAGGAAACAGCTAGCCCATGATGTACAGCTTTTAAAGATTGAGCAATCCCAAAAGACCTTGTTGATTGATAATTTGAAGGTCGAGCATATGCAGAAGATGGAGGAGATGGAAGAGAAATTGACTGATGCTTTGCACCAGAAACAACTTTTGCAAGCGAG ACTAGAAGCACAGATCAACATCCAGAAAGATGAGTCACGGCGCCGTCAAGATTCCATCAGACAGGAGATGGAAACAATCCTTGACAAACAGCGAAAGCTTGAAGTGGCCAATCAGAAGTTGTCGGAGAAAGCTGGCCATGTACGCCAGAGTCTGGCGGGAGATCTTCTCATGGATGAagatcagtattttgagatcaGGGATCAAGATGATGCGGATTTGTCTCTCAAGACGTTTGTTTCT AAAAAGTTGTACGAGGCTGTGAACCCGTTGAAGGTTGAGAATGAGGCCTTGAGGAGTAAGTACAGACAGATCAACGATGATGTGAGGCAGTTTGGAGAGGAGGTCGACCAGCTTCAGGAG CAACTGTCTACTGAACGACGGGAACATGGTGAGCTTCAAGTCAAATATCAAAAGCTGGTGCTGGAACTTGCAGACACGAAGGGCTTGGTAAAACATGGCGAATATCGCATTGAAAACTATGACAGGACTAAAAG TGAACGTGATGACCTGGACCAGGAACTCCTGGAACTCAAACAGCGATTTGCTTACTTAGACGCATCCAATACATCAACCACAAGAGAACGAGATGACTTGCTGAAAGACCTGGCCACCACCAAACAATCCTTGGCTCTGATGACCCAAGACAAGGACTACCTCAGTAAACAAGTAGACGAGTTACATAACAGGCTTTCCTATAGTGACGAGAGGTTACATAACGTCACTAACGAGTTGGACTTTACTAAGAAGGCCAGAGAGGAGATGTATGAGAAGTACATCAACTCACG AGAGCAGTACAAGTCTGAGTACGAGTGTAAACTGCAGGAAGAACTTGAGAAGATCCGAGTTCGTACTAATGGTGAGATCGACAGACTCAAGACTGGCACCAGAGAGATGTACGAGAGGGAAAACAGGAATCTTCGAGAAGCCAGGGACCTCGCCTTGTCGGAGAAAGACCGGGCGATTGTGACAGAGAGAGATGCTGTAAATAAACATGACCAGCTTTTGGCTGA TTTTCGTCAACTCCAGATCAGTGGCGACAATAGATCTGCTGAGCTTCAAAACGATTTGAAGATCAAGTCATTTGAGCTGGAGAGAACACAGTTGGTGTATGAGGAAACGGTTCGAAATTTGAAAGAAGTACAACTAGATCATGAGAAAGTTCAACTCAAGTTTGACGTGCTCACAAAAGAATTCTACCACTTACAAAATTCAACTCAGCGTAAAATCACTGAGTTGGAAACTACTTTGACTGAGAAAGCTCAGAAGTTGGAAACATATGAAAAACTGGAACAAGAATTGGATGATGTTGTCATGCAAGCAGCTGAAA ttgaaaatgaagatgatgcTGAACGCGTCCTGTTTTCCTACGGTTATGGCGCTAATGTACCGAGCACTGCCAAGCGAAGGTTGAAACAGAG tgtACAGCTTGCACGGCGAGTCCTCCAGCTGGAGCGAGCCAACACATCGCTCAGGAACGAAATTGAGAGAGAGAAGACTAAGACAAGACAGCTAGGTGATGAGTTGAAGAACACCAACAACATCCTTGATCAAGCTCAGCAGCCTTATAACTACCTGATAGAGAGCATCAGAGTCAGGGACACTCAAGTCCAGCAACAGAAGAAGCACATTGACACGCTGGAGGAGGATGTCAG GCATCTTGATAAAGACAAGGCCGAGTCCATGAGAGTTAGGAACCAGATGGCAGCTGACTTGGAACGACTCCTCAACCAACGGGAGGAGATGACACTCATGAAGCAGATAGTCCTCAACATGAGCGATCGGCGCGAACAACCATCACGAGGACCGAGAACACCGCGTACAAAACCTGCCCATAGCACATTTGATCGTCCAGAGGAGAATGTGCAGAAACCCGGGGCGCATATCTTT ATAAATAACGAGCAACCGAACTGGTACAAGAAACTTCAACAAAAGACTGAAACACCCAAGTATGCAAAAGTTTATGGCGTCTCATCATAA
- the LOC135493195 gene encoding acylglycerol kinase, mitochondrial-like yields MAARVVGFAKTIRNNWKKSLFASGLIAWGGNFAKQKYQEEELRRKYCAEAKKYGDQPVLPHEKPRKVTVFLNPAARSGKARKLFEKNVAPLLHLAGFEVGIVKTEYEGQAKKYMDVLENADCVMVAGGDGTLLEVVTGLLRRSDKLSQQIPVGVLPLGNVSSFAGLLFGYREEKELVQWLIDATMAVIKGSTKPVNVLSVKGKDDKTVYSVSGIEWGAYREAEKKKKKNWYFGKFKHHYNYLKYSIKQQWPPEVKGELVYGNPCSGCSACRPAPEWRWWHVLFKPRFEDFTKIINEDCGVQYHKEVNGVQFTARSNNYFQNENEASTEISISPVLERKDFLKEGFSKLDKKPYRDITSNSDVLTVGSFKFTPHLKEDEEAWFYIDNEEYDAMPIEVTVLKNGIHVFYDPQGTGPS; encoded by the exons ATGGCGGCACGTGTCGTCGGTTTTGCCAAAACTATCAGAAATAACTGGAAAAAGTCCCTTTTTGCCAGTGGTTTGATTGCATGGGGTGGGAATTTTGCAAAGCAGAAATACCA GGAAGAAGAACTGCGGAGAAAATATTGTGCAGAAGCGAAG AAATATGGTGATCAGCCAGTCCTTCCTCATGAGAAACCCAGAAAGGTGACTGTGTTTCTGAATCCGGCGGCAAGAAGCGG gAAGGCTAGGAAGTTATTTGAGAAGAATGTTGCCCCCTTACTTCACTTGGCCGGTTTTGAGGTCGGCATTGTGAAA ACTGAATATGAAGGCCAAGCCAAGAAGTACATGGATGTCCTGGAGAATGCTGACTGTGTTATGGTAGCTGGAGGGGATGGAACACTCTTAGAG GTTGTGACTGGTCTCCTCAGAAGATCAGACAAGCTTTCCCAGCAGATTCCCGTTGGTGTCCTTCCCCTTGGGAACGTAAGCTCCTTTGCTGGTTTGTTGTTCGGTTACCGGGAGGAGAAGGAACTAGTCCAGTGGTTGATAGATGCTACCATGGCTGTCATAAAAGGATCAACGAAACCTGTCAATGTTCTCTCTGTCAAG GGAAAAGATGATAAAACTGTGTATTCAGTGAGTGGTATTGAATGGGGTGCTTACAGAGAagcagaaaagaagaagaaaaa aaactggtattttggtaaattCAAGCATCATTACAATTACTTGAAATATTCCATAAAGCAGCAGTGGCCACCAGAGGTGAAAGGGGAGCTAGTCTATGGGAACCCATGTTCAGGGTGTAGTGCATGTCGGCCAGCGCCAGAGTGGAGATGGTGGCATGTGCTATTCAAGCCCAGGTTTGAAG aTTTTACCAAGATTATCAATGAAGACTGTGGTGTTCAGTATCATAAAGAAGTCAATGGAGTTCAGTTCACGGCCAgatcaaataattattttcaaaatgag AATGAAGCAAGTACAGAGATCAGCATTTCACCAGTATTAGAGCGTAAAGACTTCTTAAAGGAAGG TTTCTCAAAACTGGACAAAAAGCCCTACAGAGACATAACTAGCAATAGTGACGTGTTGACGGTTGGAAGTTTTAAGTTTACACCACATCTGAAAGAG GATGAAGAAGCTTGGTTCTATATAGACAATGAGGAGTATGATGCAATGCCGATAGAAGTGACAGTTTTAAAGAATGGAATCCATGTGTTTTATGACCCACAAGGAACTGGACCATCATGA